A single window of Coffea eugenioides isolate CCC68of chromosome 7, Ceug_1.0, whole genome shotgun sequence DNA harbors:
- the LOC113777313 gene encoding uncharacterized protein LOC113777313: protein MLSFLNLFAILIVNQFDTFISLIPKILHPTSLKNYRPISLCSVLYKIIAKILANRLKSVLDKCISKTQSAFIPDRQILDNVMIAHEYMHYLKNKRQGNYGYMAIKLDMAKAYDRVEWHFLQAMMEKMGFCPVWINWITSCLKTVTYSFNCNGEAKGFMTPGRGIRQGDPLSPYLFLICSEGLSSLLRKAEDSNRIQGLKISWQGPVLTHLFFADDSLIFWKADKHQATEVMKVLKLYEEASGQLINLDKSAVFFSRNMTNAQRNEVCQALGGMTEAKQGKYLGLPMVISRTKDQIFGFVRENIKRRLQNWKSKFLSSAGNEVMLKSVAMAMPTYVMSCFKLPRKLYKDISALMANFWWGETNGRNKMHWISWERMARKRNEGGLGFKDLEAFNKALLGKQIWRILTKPNLLVSKVLKAKYFPKESILQCNPPKNASWIGQGLMGARSLMDMGLIRRIGNGRNTRIWEHKWIPETITGMPSTSKPSNCELVKVDELICHNRWNKNTIFRVFNRDDAERILSIPLSLSGREDSYYWQPQAGGVYTVNSGYKIQMTSNRNARKSNPEVAGSSYTEGNQQVLQMWNTLWQLNIKHKTKLFIWKCIQGALPVREAVSRRTKVGDPMCRTCGEAQETIEHLLLTCPHAVDIWKASPIHWDGAQDQQGDFRRWWFRISEARSRPEGKEHIGLTANILWQLWKDRNKKEFESLTRSSPLRTVEKAHKEWLEQVEVERSKDKTSTEETAHMHDQQSQGNEARGTMIMDLTTATRKGQNNLGIGVTVRTTSGTKIADWKLTERSLGNQELDEALALKLALCKVAQYQWSRIKLNFANKALLRQLTKTQPQDSRMATLLEDIVNVKRLFCMCSFGLSKEENMLNNRKLSVDALGIIVDEERNVPQCL from the coding sequence ATGCTATCTTTCCTAAATCTTTTTGCCATTTTAATTGTCAACCAGTTTGATACATTTATATCCCTGATTCCCAAAATCTTGCACCCAACCAGTTTGAAGAACTATAGGCCTATCAGTCTTTGTAGTGTTCTATACAAAATCATTGCTAAAATCCTTGCAAATCGTCTGAAATCTGTCTTGGACAAATGCATAAGCAAAACTCAATCCGCCTTCATCCCAGATAGACAGATCCTTGACAATGTGATGATTGCACATGAATATATGCATTACCTCAAAAACAAGAGACAAGGGAACTATGGATACATGGCAATCAAATTAGACATggcaaaggcatatgatagggTTGAATGGCACTTTTTGCAGGCTATGATGGAAAAAATGGGTTTCTGCCCAGTATGGATCAACTGGATCACTAGCTGTTTAAAGACTGTAACTTACTCCTTCAATTGCAATGGAGAAGCCAAAGGCTTTATGACTCCAGGAAGAGGTATACGACAAGGAGACCCTTTGTCTCCTTATTTATTCTTAATCTGCTCTGAAGGACTCTCTAGTTTGCTGAGGAAAGCTGAAGATAGTAATAGAATTCAAGGACTGAAAATCAGTTGGCAAGGACCTGTACTTACTCATCTCTTCTTTGCTGATGACTCCCTCATCTTCTGGAAAGCTGACAAGCATCAAGCTACTGAGGTCATGAAGGTTCTTAAACTCTATGAAGAGGCCTCAGGCCAACTGATCAATCTCGACAAATCTGCTGTCTTTTTCAGCAGAAACATGACCAATGCACAAAGGAATGAAGTATGCCAAGCATTGGGAGGGATGACTGAAGCAAAGCAAGGGAAATACTTAGGACTCCCGATGGTGATCTCAAGAACCAAAGACCAAATATTTGGCTTTGTGCGAGAAAACATCAAAAGAAGGcttcaaaattggaaaagtaAGTTCCTTAGCTCAGCAGGGAACGAGGTAATGCTAAAGTCAGTAGCTATGGCCATGCCAACGTACGTCATGTCATGTTTCAAGCTGCCAAGAAAACTCTACAAAGATATTAGTGCTCTGATGGCCAATTTCTGGTGGGGAGAAACAAATGGTAGAAACAAAATGCACTGGATCTCTTGGGAAAGAATGGCACGAAAGAGAAATGAGGGAGGTCTTGGCTTCAAGGACCTTGAAGCTTTCAATAAAGCACTGTTAGGGAAGCAGATATGGAGGATCCTCACCAAGCCAAACCTTCTTGTGAGCAAGGTGCTAAAAGCTAAATACTTCCCTAAGGAATCCATACTACAATGTAATCCCCCCAAAAATGCCTCCTGGATCGGGCAAGGCTTAATGGGAGCAAGAAGTTTGATGGACATGGGACTGATCAGGCGAATTGGCAATGGAAGAAATACACGAATCTGGGAGCATAAGTGGATACCAGAGACAATCACAGGAATGCCAAGTACAAGTAAACCAAGCAATTGTGAGCTGGTAAAAGTGGATGAGCTCATTTGCCACAACAGATGGAACAAGAACACCATATTTAGAGTCTTCAACAGAGATGATGCTGAGAGGATCCTAAGTATCCCTTTAAGTCTGTCAGGGAGGGAAGACAGCTATTATTGGCAACCACAGGCAGGAGGGGTGTATACGGTCAATTCAGGTTACAAAATCCAAATGACGAGCAACAGGAATGCTAGGAAGAGTAACCCAGAGGTAGCTGGCTCAAGTTATACAGAGGGGAACCAGCAAGTGTTACAGATGTGGAACACACTCTGGCAACTCAACATCAAACACAAAACCAAGCTCTTCATTTGGAAATGTATACAAGGAGCTTTACCAGTGAGAGAAGCAGTGAGTAGAAGAACAAAAGTGGGCGATCCAATGTGTAGAACCTGTGGAGAGGCACAGGAAACAATTGAACACCTTTTGCTAACATGCCCCCACGCGGTGGACATCTGGAAGGCATCACCTATCCACTGGGACGGGGCTCAGGACCAACAGGGTGATTTCAGAAGATGGTGGTTTAGAATTTCAGAAGCAAGGTCAAGACCAGAAGGGAAGGAACACATTGGTTTGACAGCAAATATTTTGTGGCAATTGTGGAAAGATAGAAACAAGAAGGAGTTTGAGAGCTTAACCAGATCATCACCTCTGAGAACAGTAGAAAAAGCACATAAAGAATGGCTGGAGCAAGTGGAAGTAGAGAGATCAAAGGATAAAACGAGTACAGAAGAAACAGCCCACATGCATGATCAACAAAGCCAAGGCAATGAAGCTCGGGGAACTATGATCATGGACTTGACAACAGCTACAAGGAAAGGACAAAACAATCTAGGCATTGGAGTCACAGTTAGGACAACTTCAGGCACGAAAATTGCAGATTGGAAGCTCACAGAAAGAAGCCTGGGGAACCAAGAACTAGATGAGGCACTAGCATTAAAGCTAGCTTTGTGCAAAGTTGCGCAATATCAGTGGAGCAGAATCAAGCTCAATTTTGCCAACAAGGCGCTGTTGAGACAACTAACAAAAACACAACCACAGGACAGCAGGATGGCTACATTGCTGGAGGATATTGTGAATGTGAAAAGACTGTTTTGCATGTGCTCCTTTGGTTTGAGTAAGGAAGAAAATATGTTAAACAATAGAAAATTAAGTGTTGATGCCTTAGGCATTATTGTGGATGAGGAAAGGAATGTTCCTCAGTGTCTTTGA